One Cellulomonas sp. Y8 DNA segment encodes these proteins:
- a CDS encoding aldo/keto reductase, translated as MSLTTRTLGSAAHGTALTVSALGLGCMGMSEFYGATSAPGSDQERESVATIHRALDLGVTLLDTADIYGPHTNERLVGRAIAGRRDEVVLATKFGIVRDPDPTVTRRGVDGRPEYVRAALDASLQRLGVDHVDLYYMHRMDPKVPVEDTVGALAEAVQAGKVRHLGLSEAGPATIHRAHAVHPITAVQTEYSLWTRDVEAEVLPTLRDLGIGLVPYSPLGRGMLTGAIAARDDLAPDDFRRANPRFAGEAFGANRALVERVQALAAERGVTAAQLALAWVLAQGEDVVPIPGTRRVRYLEQNVAAADVRLTAEDLAALADAVPPQAVVGDRYPDMSTIGR; from the coding sequence ATGAGCCTCACCACCCGCACCCTCGGCAGCGCCGCGCACGGCACCGCCCTCACCGTCTCCGCCCTCGGGCTCGGCTGCATGGGCATGTCCGAGTTCTACGGGGCCACCTCCGCGCCCGGCTCCGACCAGGAGCGCGAGTCGGTCGCCACGATCCACCGCGCGCTCGACCTGGGCGTCACGCTGCTCGACACCGCCGACATCTACGGCCCGCACACCAACGAGCGCCTGGTCGGGCGCGCGATCGCCGGCCGCCGGGACGAGGTCGTGCTCGCCACGAAGTTCGGCATCGTCCGCGACCCCGACCCGACGGTGACCCGCCGCGGCGTCGACGGGCGCCCCGAGTACGTGCGCGCGGCGCTGGACGCCAGCCTGCAGCGGCTCGGCGTCGACCACGTGGACCTGTACTACATGCACCGGATGGACCCGAAGGTCCCCGTCGAGGACACCGTGGGCGCGCTCGCGGAGGCGGTCCAGGCCGGCAAGGTGCGGCACCTCGGGCTGTCCGAGGCGGGGCCCGCGACGATCCACCGCGCGCACGCGGTGCACCCGATCACCGCCGTGCAGACGGAGTACTCGCTGTGGACCCGGGATGTCGAGGCGGAGGTGCTGCCGACGCTGCGCGACCTCGGCATCGGCCTGGTGCCGTACTCGCCGCTGGGTCGCGGCATGCTCACCGGCGCCATCGCGGCGCGGGACGACCTCGCGCCCGACGACTTCCGGCGCGCCAACCCCCGGTTCGCCGGGGAGGCGTTCGGCGCCAACCGCGCGCTGGTCGAGCGGGTGCAGGCGCTCGCGGCCGAGCGGGGCGTCACGGCGGCGCAGCTCGCGCTCGCCTGGGTGCTGGCCCAGGGCGAGGACGTCGTGCCGATCCCCGGCACCCGCCGGGTCCGCTACCTGGAGCAGAACGTCGCGGCCGCCGACGTGCGGCTCACCGCCGAGGACCTCGCGGCGCTCGCGGACGCCGTGCCGCCGCAGGCCGTCGTCGGCGACCGGTACCCCGACATGTCGACCATCGGGCGGTGA
- a CDS encoding L-threonylcarbamoyladenylate synthase, producing the protein MARFFDVHPHDPQARSIGQVVQLLRDDALIAYPTDSGYALGCRMESHTGADRIRAIRHLTDKHHFTLMCTDFAQLGQLVRLDNAPFRAIKAATPGPYTFILPATKEVPRRLAHPKKKTVGVRIPDSRVVQAILRELGEPLLSSTLILPGDTEPQTDGWTVKEELDHVVDAVIEAGEVSAEPTTVVDWSEGYPEVVREGAGDPDRFA; encoded by the coding sequence ATGGCCCGGTTCTTCGACGTCCACCCCCACGACCCGCAGGCCCGGTCGATCGGGCAGGTCGTGCAGCTGCTGCGCGACGACGCCCTGATCGCCTACCCCACCGACTCCGGGTACGCGCTCGGGTGCCGGATGGAGAGCCACACCGGCGCCGACCGGATCCGTGCGATCCGGCACCTCACGGACAAGCACCACTTCACGCTCATGTGCACCGACTTCGCCCAGCTCGGGCAGCTCGTGCGGCTCGACAACGCGCCGTTCCGGGCGATCAAGGCCGCGACGCCGGGGCCGTACACGTTCATCCTGCCGGCGACCAAGGAGGTCCCCCGGCGGCTGGCGCACCCGAAGAAGAAGACCGTCGGCGTCCGGATCCCCGACTCCCGGGTGGTGCAGGCGATCCTGCGCGAGCTCGGCGAGCCGCTGCTGTCCTCGACGCTGATCCTCCCGGGCGACACCGAGCCGCAGACCGACGGCTGGACGGTCAAGGAGGAGCTCGACCACGTCGTCGACGCGGTGATCGAGGCCGGCGAGGTGTCCGCGGAGCCGACGACGGTGGTCGACTGGTCGGAGGGCTACCCCGAGGTGGTCCGCGAGGGCGCGGGCGACCCGGACCGGTTCGCCTGA
- a CDS encoding SDR family oxidoreductase — protein MSDQTTPQDPQTQHPEPEQPAQNIPHPGLTDDMRQQPDHGEESYVGSGRLEGKRALITGGDSGIGRAVALAFAREGADVAISYLPDEEEDAQETVRLVEDAGRRALTLPGDIRDEAFCAELVQRTVSELGGLDVLVNNAAFQMSQENGLLDLTTEQLDRTFKTNLYAMFWITKAALPHLQPGSSIINTTSVQAYEPSPQLIDYATTKAGILNFTKALAQQVAEQGIRVNAVAPGPIWTPLIPATMPVEKVKEFGADTPLGRAGQPAELAPAYVFFASQESSYITGERIGVTGGRSLA, from the coding sequence ATGAGCGACCAGACGACGCCCCAGGACCCGCAGACCCAGCACCCGGAGCCCGAGCAGCCGGCGCAGAACATCCCGCACCCCGGCCTCACGGACGACATGCGGCAGCAGCCCGACCACGGCGAGGAGTCGTACGTCGGCTCCGGCCGGCTGGAGGGCAAGCGCGCGCTGATCACCGGCGGCGACTCCGGCATCGGCCGCGCCGTCGCCCTGGCGTTCGCCCGCGAGGGCGCGGACGTCGCGATCTCCTACCTCCCGGACGAGGAGGAGGACGCGCAGGAGACGGTCCGGCTGGTCGAGGACGCCGGCCGCCGCGCGCTGACCCTGCCCGGCGACATCCGCGACGAGGCGTTCTGCGCGGAGCTCGTGCAGCGCACCGTGTCCGAGCTCGGCGGGCTGGACGTGCTGGTCAACAACGCGGCCTTCCAGATGTCCCAGGAGAACGGGCTCCTCGACCTCACGACCGAGCAGCTGGACCGCACCTTCAAGACCAACCTGTACGCGATGTTCTGGATCACCAAGGCCGCGCTCCCGCACCTGCAGCCGGGGTCGAGCATCATCAACACCACGTCGGTGCAGGCCTACGAGCCCAGCCCGCAGCTCATCGACTACGCGACCACCAAGGCCGGCATCCTCAACTTCACCAAGGCGCTGGCGCAGCAGGTCGCCGAGCAGGGCATCCGGGTCAACGCCGTCGCACCCGGGCCGATCTGGACCCCGCTGATCCCCGCGACGATGCCGGTGGAGAAGGTGAAGGAGTTCGGCGCGGACACCCCGCTGGGCCGCGCGGGCCAGCCGGCGGAGCTCGCCCCGGCCTACGTGTTCTTCGCGAGCCAGGAGAGCAGCTACATCACCGGCGAGCGCATCGGCGTCACAGGCGGCCGCTCGCTGGCCTGA
- a CDS encoding MerR family transcriptional regulator, whose product MTEESRTLTIAEAAAATGLTPHTLRYYERDGLLLDAVERASSGHRRYTERDLGWIHLLTRLRATGMPIREIREYADLVRQGEGTEPQRMALLQAHRDAVRAQLAEVTEHLAAIEMKIDVYAGRLGSGVPVPEAAAAAG is encoded by the coding sequence GTGACCGAGGAGAGCCGCACCCTCACCATCGCCGAGGCCGCCGCGGCGACCGGGCTGACCCCGCACACGCTCCGGTACTACGAGCGCGACGGGCTGCTGCTCGACGCGGTCGAGCGCGCGTCCTCGGGGCACCGCCGGTACACCGAGCGCGACCTCGGCTGGATCCACCTGCTCACCCGGCTGCGCGCCACCGGCATGCCGATCCGGGAGATCCGGGAGTACGCCGACCTGGTCCGGCAGGGCGAGGGCACCGAGCCGCAGCGGATGGCGCTGCTGCAGGCGCACCGGGACGCGGTGCGGGCGCAGCTGGCGGAGGTGACCGAGCACCTCGCGGCGATCGAGATGAAGATCGACGTCTACGCGGGGCGGCTGGGGTCGGGGGTCCCGGTGCCGGAGGCGGCCGCGGCGGCGGGCTGA
- a CDS encoding elongation factor G, whose protein sequence is MDAATTPTVRNVALVGHAGSGKTTLAEALLLRAGAVPRAGRVEDGSTVCDHEPEEVARGSSVALGVADLDWTCSQGRPHRMTLLDTPGAPDFAGAVDAALAVADLAVVVVSAVDGVQSGTEAAWRRCDEAGIPRLVVVSQEDRARADFHRVLDQVRDLAVRTGHDAAAVLPLELPLGEEQALHGVADVLSDRGFDYGADGRHRDCDLPADVADEEQRLHGEVTEEIVAHDDDQLERYLSGDEPGPVDLERTLAREVASGGAVPVLVASAATGVGIDRLADLVCEIGPAPTDRPARLRVGGGGPDDGAETELPADPAGETVLHVFRTVADPFVGQVSVFKVLSGTVRSGDRLTTAAGTEERLHGLFRLRGREHLPVDAVAAGGIAAVAKLGSAPTGTLLASRAQPVRPATLPARPPVLGLALVPVSQADDDKLSGALTRLAAEDPTLVVERTAHQAVLRGLGDAHLAVAVERLARVFGVHVTTEPVRIAYRETIARAAEAEGRLKKQSGGHGQFAVVQLRLSPLPPGSGFAFVDSVVGGAVPRSYLPAVERGAAEALAAGGPLGHPVVDVQVEVHDGKAHAVDSSDVAFRTATAAGVRAALASAGTVLLEPTLRVTVVVPPEAQGDVLGDLSGRRGRISSSSTTDDGRVRIEAVVPEAEVVRYALDLRALTGGRGEVVLAPGDYEVRPGHLAPV, encoded by the coding sequence ATGGACGCGGCAACGACGCCGACGGTCCGGAACGTGGCGCTCGTCGGCCACGCCGGATCCGGCAAGACGACACTCGCCGAGGCCCTGCTGCTGCGCGCGGGGGCCGTCCCCCGCGCCGGCCGGGTCGAGGACGGCTCGACGGTCTGCGACCACGAGCCGGAGGAGGTCGCCCGCGGCTCCTCCGTGGCGCTCGGCGTGGCCGACCTCGACTGGACGTGCAGCCAGGGCCGCCCGCACCGCATGACCCTCCTGGACACCCCGGGGGCTCCGGACTTCGCGGGGGCGGTGGACGCGGCCCTCGCGGTCGCGGACCTCGCGGTGGTGGTGGTGAGCGCCGTCGACGGGGTCCAGTCCGGGACGGAGGCGGCGTGGCGCCGGTGCGACGAGGCGGGGATCCCCCGCCTCGTCGTCGTCTCCCAGGAGGACCGCGCCCGCGCCGACTTCCACCGGGTGCTCGACCAGGTCCGTGACCTCGCCGTCCGCACCGGGCACGACGCCGCCGCGGTGCTGCCGCTGGAGCTGCCGCTCGGCGAGGAGCAGGCGCTGCACGGCGTCGCCGACGTGCTCTCCGACCGCGGGTTCGACTACGGCGCCGACGGTCGGCACCGCGACTGCGACCTCCCCGCCGACGTCGCGGACGAGGAGCAGCGCCTCCACGGCGAGGTCACGGAGGAGATCGTCGCCCACGACGACGACCAGCTGGAGCGGTACCTGTCCGGCGACGAGCCCGGCCCGGTGGACCTCGAGCGCACGCTGGCCCGCGAGGTCGCCTCCGGGGGCGCCGTGCCCGTCCTGGTCGCCTCCGCGGCCACCGGGGTCGGCATCGACCGGCTCGCGGACCTCGTGTGCGAGATCGGCCCCGCGCCGACCGACCGGCCCGCGCGGCTGCGGGTCGGCGGCGGCGGCCCCGACGACGGCGCGGAGACCGAGCTGCCCGCCGACCCGGCCGGTGAGACCGTCCTGCACGTGTTCCGCACCGTGGCCGACCCGTTCGTCGGCCAGGTGTCGGTGTTCAAGGTGCTGTCCGGCACCGTGCGCTCGGGCGACCGGCTGACGACAGCCGCCGGCACCGAGGAGCGGCTGCACGGGCTGTTCCGGCTCCGGGGCCGGGAGCACCTGCCGGTCGACGCGGTCGCGGCGGGCGGGATCGCCGCGGTCGCCAAGCTCGGCTCGGCCCCGACCGGCACGCTGCTCGCCTCGCGCGCCCAGCCGGTCCGGCCCGCGACGCTGCCCGCCCGGCCGCCCGTGCTCGGCCTCGCGCTGGTCCCGGTCAGCCAGGCCGACGACGACAAGCTGTCCGGCGCGCTGACCCGTCTCGCCGCCGAGGACCCGACCCTGGTCGTCGAGCGCACCGCGCACCAGGCCGTCCTGCGCGGGCTCGGCGACGCGCACCTCGCGGTGGCCGTCGAGCGGCTCGCCCGGGTGTTCGGCGTGCACGTGACCACCGAGCCGGTGCGGATCGCCTACCGGGAGACGATCGCCCGCGCCGCCGAGGCCGAGGGCCGGCTCAAGAAGCAGTCCGGCGGGCACGGGCAGTTCGCCGTCGTGCAGCTGCGGCTCAGCCCGCTGCCTCCGGGGTCCGGCTTCGCGTTCGTCGACTCCGTGGTCGGCGGCGCGGTGCCGCGGTCCTACCTGCCCGCCGTCGAGCGCGGCGCCGCCGAGGCGCTGGCCGCGGGCGGGCCGCTCGGGCACCCCGTCGTCGACGTCCAGGTCGAGGTCCACGACGGCAAGGCGCACGCCGTCGACTCCTCGGACGTGGCGTTCCGCACCGCCACCGCCGCGGGCGTCCGCGCCGCGCTCGCCTCCGCCGGGACCGTGCTGCTGGAGCCGACGCTGCGGGTCACGGTCGTCGTGCCGCCCGAGGCGCAGGGGGACGTGCTCGGCGACCTCTCCGGGCGGCGCGGGCGGATCAGCTCGAGCAGCACCACCGACGACGGCCGGGTGCGGATCGAGGCGGTCGTCCCGGAGGCCGAGGTCGTCCGGTACGCGCTCGACCTGCGGGCGCTCACCGGCGGGCGGGGCGAGGTGGTGCTGGCGCCCGGCGACTACGAGGTCCGGCCGGGGCACCTGGCGCCGGTGTGA
- a CDS encoding tripartite tricarboxylate transporter permease produces the protein MDLSLLLPMVAAALAAVALYTLIGFIPGTDETSVLLPVTLALVLAGTDPQVVLAFFIAAVVTLNLTNSIPTALVGLPGGVLSAPMIDHALLLKREGRAAETIRKMAAGSVVGTLISVPLALLIASAITPFADQLREYGALLFVGGAVVLALIGKNKVLSLLAIIPLGLLFQGVQALYRQTGVLPEDGTITVSFFLSITAGPLLLSLATLLNPTLRAALPRAGRTPVVITRSELKGAPLSPRRLLTRAELGASATVSAASTPLFFLSPVALTLLMGEASGARAQQPVERSSRAITSMAALAHSTYLAGVIIPLLAVGLPLSPVAVGPANALFNAPPVLTLDNNLHQLLSTSQFVVAVVVGGALALVLSYVLAVRYSFRLTALVTRYVPHEAVLALFIVFVLLLAYLDAGLVNVFAVLLVGLTCGTLNRLGVNFGVQFMSLYAAPWFVAHLM, from the coding sequence GTGGACCTCTCCCTGCTGCTGCCGATGGTCGCCGCCGCCCTCGCGGCCGTCGCGCTGTACACGCTGATCGGGTTCATCCCCGGCACCGACGAGACCTCGGTGCTGCTGCCCGTGACGCTCGCGCTCGTCCTGGCGGGCACGGACCCGCAGGTCGTGCTGGCGTTCTTCATCGCCGCGGTCGTGACGCTGAACCTCACGAACTCGATCCCGACGGCGCTCGTCGGGCTGCCCGGCGGCGTGCTCTCCGCGCCGATGATCGACCACGCCCTCCTGCTCAAGCGGGAAGGCCGCGCCGCGGAGACGATCCGCAAGATGGCGGCGGGGTCGGTGGTCGGCACGCTCATCTCGGTGCCGCTGGCGCTGCTCATCGCGAGCGCCATCACGCCGTTCGCCGACCAGCTCCGGGAGTACGGGGCGCTGCTGTTCGTCGGCGGCGCGGTGGTCCTGGCGCTGATCGGCAAGAACAAGGTGCTGTCGCTGCTGGCGATCATCCCGCTCGGCCTGCTGTTCCAGGGCGTGCAGGCGCTGTACCGGCAGACCGGCGTGCTGCCCGAGGACGGCACGATCACGGTGTCGTTCTTCCTGTCGATCACGGCCGGCCCGCTGCTGCTCAGCCTGGCCACGCTGCTCAACCCGACGCTGCGCGCCGCGCTCCCCCGCGCCGGCCGCACGCCCGTCGTCATCACGCGGTCGGAGCTGAAGGGCGCCCCGCTGAGCCCGCGGCGCCTGCTGACCCGCGCCGAGCTCGGCGCCTCGGCCACCGTGTCCGCCGCGTCGACGCCGCTGTTCTTCCTCAGCCCGGTCGCGCTGACGCTGCTCATGGGTGAGGCGTCCGGCGCACGCGCCCAGCAGCCCGTCGAGCGGTCGTCCCGGGCGATCACGTCGATGGCCGCGCTCGCGCACTCGACGTACCTGGCCGGCGTGATCATCCCGCTCCTCGCGGTCGGGCTGCCGCTGTCGCCCGTCGCCGTCGGCCCCGCGAACGCGCTGTTCAACGCGCCGCCCGTGCTCACGCTCGACAACAACCTGCACCAGCTGCTGTCGACGTCGCAGTTCGTGGTCGCGGTGGTGGTCGGCGGGGCGCTCGCCCTGGTGCTGTCCTACGTGCTGGCGGTCCGGTACTCGTTCCGGCTCACCGCGCTCGTGACCCGGTACGTGCCGCACGAGGCCGTGCTGGCGCTGTTCATCGTGTTCGTCCTGCTCCTCGCCTACCTGGACGCGGGGCTCGTCAACGTCTTCGCCGTGCTGCTGGTCGGGCTGACCTGCGGCACGCTGAACCGGTTGGGCGTCAACTTCGGGGTGCAGTTCATGTCGCTGTACGCGGCCCCGTGGTTCGTGGCGCACCTGATGTGA
- the mvk gene encoding mevalonate kinase encodes MRSRTISSSNPRSTGPGAPRATGTGHTRAKAILVGEHAVVYGEPAIALPLASLPMRAVARREEGPLSLESVLYSGALSDAPEQLAAPVAAVEATLDHLGLPHRDVVLSTESTIPAARGLGSSAATAGALALALADLAGRTLTPQEHFDLVQVGERVAHGNPSGLDARTTASTEPVWFQAGEIRPLDLALRAHLVVADTGVHGRTRVAVADVRSFRDRHPARGSELIAELGAITRDVVDDLALDRPAELGARMTRAHGALAELGVSSPELDRLVGAALAAGALGAKLTGGGQGGCMLALAADAASAGTIAAALRRAGAARTWLHRTDARRPAAPSAQVPLG; translated from the coding sequence GTGAGGAGTCGGACCATCTCGAGCTCGAACCCGCGCAGCACCGGCCCGGGCGCCCCGCGCGCCACCGGGACGGGGCACACCCGCGCGAAGGCGATCCTGGTCGGCGAGCACGCCGTCGTGTACGGCGAGCCCGCGATCGCGCTGCCGCTCGCCAGCCTCCCGATGCGCGCCGTCGCCCGGCGCGAGGAGGGGCCGCTGTCGCTCGAGTCCGTGCTGTACTCCGGCGCGCTGTCCGACGCCCCCGAGCAGCTCGCCGCCCCGGTCGCCGCCGTCGAGGCCACGCTCGACCACCTCGGCCTGCCGCACCGGGACGTCGTGCTGTCCACGGAGTCGACGATCCCCGCCGCCCGCGGGCTCGGCTCCAGCGCCGCCACCGCCGGGGCGCTCGCGCTCGCGCTGGCGGACCTCGCCGGCCGCACGCTGACCCCGCAGGAGCACTTCGACCTCGTCCAGGTCGGCGAGCGGGTGGCGCACGGCAACCCCAGCGGGCTGGACGCCCGCACCACCGCCTCCACGGAGCCGGTGTGGTTCCAGGCCGGCGAGATCCGGCCGCTCGACCTGGCCCTGCGCGCGCACCTCGTGGTCGCCGACACCGGCGTGCACGGGCGGACCCGGGTCGCGGTCGCCGACGTCCGGTCGTTCCGGGACCGGCACCCGGCCCGCGGGTCGGAGCTGATCGCGGAGCTCGGGGCGATCACCCGGGACGTCGTCGACGACCTGGCCCTCGACCGACCCGCGGAGCTGGGCGCCCGGATGACCCGCGCGCACGGCGCCCTCGCGGAGCTCGGCGTCTCCTCCCCCGAGCTGGACCGCCTGGTCGGCGCGGCCCTCGCGGCCGGGGCGCTGGGCGCCAAGCTGACGGGCGGTGGCCAGGGCGGATGCATGCTGGCGCTCGCGGCCGACGCGGCCTCCGCTGGTACGATCGCCGCTGCCCTGCGCCGCGCGGGAGCGGCGCGCACGTGGCTGCACCGGACCGACGCGCGGCGCCCCGCCGCCCCCTCCGCCCAGGTGCCCCTCGGATGA
- a CDS encoding bifunctional 2-polyprenyl-6-hydroxyphenol methylase/3-demethylubiquinol 3-O-methyltransferase UbiG produces MRQPTRWEQIGQQNPDRSAWYVERFRTMAAEGADLAGEARMIDAMVPRGSRVLDAGCGPGRVGGELALRGHTVVGVDVDPLLVEAARADHPEGDWHVGDLAELDLRAAGVAEPFDVAVMAGNVLTFVAPGTEAEVLRRIRAHLAPGGRLVVGFGAGRGYAFEALDADAAAAGFVVQHRFATWDLRPFGPDADFLVAVLG; encoded by the coding sequence ATGCGCCAGCCCACCCGGTGGGAGCAGATCGGCCAGCAGAACCCCGACCGGTCCGCCTGGTACGTCGAGCGGTTCCGCACGATGGCCGCCGAGGGAGCCGACCTGGCCGGCGAGGCCCGGATGATCGACGCGATGGTGCCCCGCGGGTCCCGCGTGCTGGACGCCGGCTGCGGGCCGGGCCGGGTCGGCGGCGAGCTCGCGCTCCGGGGCCACACCGTCGTCGGGGTCGACGTCGACCCGCTGCTCGTCGAGGCCGCGCGCGCCGACCACCCCGAGGGCGACTGGCACGTCGGCGACCTCGCCGAGCTGGACCTGAGGGCGGCGGGCGTCGCCGAGCCGTTCGACGTGGCGGTCATGGCGGGCAACGTGCTGACGTTCGTCGCCCCGGGGACGGAGGCCGAGGTGCTGCGGCGGATCCGCGCGCACCTCGCGCCAGGCGGGCGGCTGGTCGTCGGGTTCGGCGCGGGGCGCGGGTACGCGTTCGAGGCGCTCGACGCCGACGCCGCGGCCGCGGGGTTCGTCGTGCAGCACCGGTTCGCGACCTGGGACCTGCGGCCGTTCGGGCCGGACGCCGACTTCCTGGTGGCGGTGCTGGGCTGA
- a CDS encoding uracil-DNA glycosylase, producing MFPSALPDDPGFPAATAPGARDLGELDGAVVECRACPRLVAWREHVATVKRAAYRDQEYWARPAPGFGDPDAAVLVVGLAPAAHGANRTGRMFTGDRSGDFLFAAMHRVGMASQPTSTHAGDGLTLTGVRITAPVHCAPPDNKPLPEERHRCGPWLARELEIVRPRVALVLGAFGWDALLRTLAEQGWAVPRPRPRFGHGAEVVLDRPATGDRLTLLGCFHVSQQNTFTGRLTPDMLDAVLLRARALAA from the coding sequence GTGTTCCCGTCCGCGCTGCCCGACGACCCCGGGTTCCCCGCCGCGACCGCGCCCGGCGCGCGCGACCTCGGCGAGCTCGACGGCGCCGTCGTCGAGTGCCGTGCCTGCCCGCGGCTGGTCGCCTGGCGGGAGCACGTCGCGACCGTGAAGCGCGCCGCCTACCGGGACCAGGAGTACTGGGCCCGCCCGGCGCCCGGGTTCGGCGACCCCGACGCGGCGGTGCTGGTCGTGGGCCTCGCACCGGCTGCCCACGGCGCCAACCGGACCGGCCGGATGTTCACCGGCGACCGGTCCGGCGACTTCCTGTTCGCCGCGATGCACCGCGTCGGCATGGCCTCCCAGCCCACCTCGACGCACGCCGGCGACGGGCTGACGCTCACCGGCGTCCGGATCACCGCGCCGGTGCACTGCGCGCCCCCGGACAACAAGCCGCTGCCCGAGGAGCGGCACCGCTGCGGTCCCTGGCTCGCGCGCGAGCTCGAGATCGTCCGCCCGCGGGTCGCCCTGGTGCTGGGGGCGTTCGGCTGGGACGCGCTGCTCCGCACGCTCGCCGAGCAGGGCTGGGCGGTGCCGCGCCCGCGCCCGCGGTTCGGCCACGGCGCCGAGGTGGTGCTGGACCGCCCGGCGACCGGTGATCGGCTGACCCTGCTGGGCTGCTTCCACGTCAGCCAGCAGAACACCTTCACCGGCCGCCTGACCCCGGACATGCTCGACGCGGTCCTGCTCCGCGCCCGCGCCCTGGCGGCCTGA
- a CDS encoding FKBP-type peptidyl-prolyl cis-trans isomerase produces the protein MRRTAATLLAASLLLLAACSDGGSDDSASPSASESATAAATASAEDVAALEAVTLTGDAGQEPAFDFEQPFSVSAPVARVVTPGTGDTVAEGDLVTVNIAAVSGEDGSTLGGTYGAEPQQYLATSDNLPPVLLDELVGQQIGARLLFANPANGMTSLLAVEVVGTEAVPTRAEGTAVTPLPEGLPTVTLDEDGAPSIEPLDTDPPTELVVQPLIQGAGAAVEAGQTLTVQYSGWLWDGTSFDSSWERGSATTFPLTNVIQGWQQGLVGQTVGSQVLLIIPPELGYGDQESGSIPANSTLVFVVDILSAS, from the coding sequence GTGCGCCGTACGGCCGCCACCCTCCTCGCCGCGTCCCTGCTGCTGCTCGCCGCGTGCAGCGACGGGGGCTCCGACGACTCCGCCTCCCCCAGCGCCTCCGAGTCCGCCACCGCCGCCGCGACCGCGTCCGCCGAGGACGTCGCCGCGCTCGAGGCCGTGACCCTCACCGGCGACGCCGGCCAGGAGCCCGCGTTCGACTTCGAGCAGCCGTTCTCGGTGTCCGCCCCGGTCGCGCGGGTCGTCACCCCGGGCACGGGTGACACCGTGGCCGAGGGCGACCTGGTCACCGTCAACATCGCCGCGGTGAGCGGCGAGGACGGCAGCACCCTCGGCGGCACGTACGGCGCCGAGCCGCAGCAGTACCTCGCGACCAGCGACAACCTGCCGCCGGTGCTGCTCGACGAGCTCGTCGGCCAGCAGATCGGCGCCCGCCTGCTGTTCGCGAACCCCGCCAACGGCATGACGTCGCTGCTCGCCGTCGAGGTCGTCGGCACCGAGGCGGTCCCGACCCGCGCCGAGGGCACCGCGGTCACCCCGCTGCCCGAGGGTCTGCCGACCGTCACGCTCGACGAGGACGGCGCGCCGTCGATCGAGCCGCTCGACACCGACCCGCCGACCGAGCTGGTCGTGCAGCCGCTGATCCAGGGCGCCGGCGCGGCCGTCGAGGCGGGCCAGACCCTCACCGTCCAGTACAGCGGCTGGCTGTGGGACGGCACGTCGTTCGACTCGTCCTGGGAGCGCGGCTCGGCCACGACCTTCCCGCTGACGAACGTCATCCAGGGCTGGCAGCAGGGCCTCGTCGGCCAGACGGTCGGCAGCCAGGTGCTGCTGATCATCCCGCCGGAGCTGGGCTACGGCGACCAGGAGTCGGGCAGCATCCCGGCGAACTCGACGCTGGTCTTCGTGGTGGACATCCTCTCCGCGTCCTGA